The Spirosoma oryzicola region ACACTCCCCCAATCAGCCAACACCGCAAGGGTCCGACAACGTACGCCCTGCTGGCCCATCGGAACCGACGCCATCGCCTATGACCCCTCCAACCCGACCCGCTTTATCATGACTATACCGAATAAACCCGCTCCAAACGAACCGCAACTGCCGCAGGAAGATGTTCCAGAATCAGCCGTTCGCCGACGGATGCTAAAAGCGTTCGGGTGGTTTTCTGTTGCCGCAGCCGTTCCTTTCGTTTCGTATAACTGGATAACGCGCAGCCCCAAAGCAATGGGTATGCTTAAACCTTTGCGGGATGTCCTGAACACCAACGAGACGATTGCGCGTACGTACTTTAGCGACACGCATCTAATCCGCACGTTTGCCGTTGACGATGCCGCCAAAAAAGCCCGCGTAAATGGTTACGACGGCTTGAAATCGCCGATTCCGGAAGACTGGAAACTTCAGATCGATGTTCCGGGAAAGCAACCGTTGGCATTGACTATTGACGACATCAAAGCATTACCCAAACAGGAGATTGTCTACGAATTCAAATGCATCGAAGGCTGGAGTCAGATCCAGCATTGGGGCGGAGTTCGTTTGTCTGATTTTCTGGAAAAATACAAGCTCGGAACGCGCAGCGGCAACGCTCCCTCTCCCGACAACACGGATGATCTGTTTAACTACATCGGTTTGGAAACGCCCGATAAAGGGTATTATGTCGGTATCGATATAGAGAGTGCGCTCCACCCACAGACACTGCTCGCTTACGAATTGAACGGGCAACCGATCAATAGTCAGCACGGTGCTCCGCTTCGTCTGATTATTCCGGTAAAATACGGCGTCAAAAATCTCAAGCGTATCGGTCGGATGTTCTTCGCGGATGAACGCCCGCGCGACTTCTGGGCCGAACGCGGCTACGATTATTATGTTGGTTTGTAAAACGGAACTATACTTTGCAAACCAACCATTTGTTTTACCGTCCAAATTCAAAACAGACAAATCCTTAAACTACAGTGATTTATCTTTTTAAATACGTACTATAGTTCAAAAAATCAAACTACTAGTGTAGCCCGCTTCAACGCCTGTTCGACGCAGTTCAGGTGGTTCTTTATACAGTTCAGACAGTAGCTGCTGGTTCGTCCCCCCGTTCGCGACGTAAGTTTGCATCGTTCCTCACGGATAACCAGAAACAACAAATACTGTCATGAAATCGTTTACTCAATTAGCCATGCTGGCGATTGCCCTTGTCTGCTCTACGGATCTCACTATGGCTCAGCAGTCGGTTCGGCGCCCGGCTACCCAAACCAGCACCGCCGTCAGAAAACCAGTTCAGAGACCCGCTGCCAGCCCGGTTAGACGACCAGCAACAACTGCGGTCGCACCGAGGGCACAAGCTCCGGTAGCAGAAGCCAGACCAGCCCCAGTAGAAGCCCAACCCGCTCCAACTTCGCAGACGGTTGCCCGGCCACAGCCTGGTGCGCGTTACGCTACGACACGCTCGTACAGTCGTCCATCACGCAGCAGTCATGCGGTATACCTCAACGCCGGACTTGGCTTAGCAACCTACTACGGGGGTGGTTTGCCACTAGGCGTTTCGGTTGAAGTAGACGCGAAAAACAACTTTTCGGTCGGCGGCTCCATCGACTACTACCGCTATGCCAACGGCTATTATTCAGGCGGTTACAACTTCGTCTATTTTGGCGGGCGGGCATCATACCACCTGGGCGAAGCGATGAATGTGCAAACCAGCACCTTTGACCCTTACGTTGGTGCATCCCTTGGCTTCCGGTATGCAGGCAATAGCGGGTATTATGATTACGGCGGGTACAACAGTGGCCTGTTCGTCGGATTACACCTGGGTGCCCGGTTCATGTTCGCCCCAAAAGTTGGCGCGTTCGCAGAAGTAGGTTATGGCGTATCAGCCGTGAAACTCGGTCTGACCGCAAAATTCTAAGATAATTCCTTAAAATCCGCAGGTACGCATCACGTCTGCCCTGTTTGACGATGACGCTAGTTCAAGTAGAGCACGGCCTGATGCGTACCTGCGGATACAAACACCATTTACGAATCAAACCAATGAAAACTACCAGACACATCCGCACCGTTTTGCGCACTGAACGTGCCCGGTTATTGGGTATGGAAACGGTCGTTGCCCGTCCAGTACGTCGGACAGCCGTTTTTGCGACCGGCCGATAATACGTCCGCTTCTCTATCGACGCATCACTAACTACAGAGTCAGCTCAAGGTGTAGCCCTTGCCAACAATGGATTGGCAGGGGCTTTTTAGTGATCGATACTGCAAAGAGGCTGTAGATTTTACAGGTTCATCAGCCGCTTTAGCTTATCATAAAAGCCTGTGTTTCGAAAGGTAAACTGTTTGTGCAGGACATAATTGCTGATAAAGCTTAGTCCCATGCCCGCCGTGTGCGAAGCCAGCTTATTGATGTTCACCACTTTGACGGAGAAAGGAATTGTGAATAGAATCGCTTCCATCCTTTCGGTCGAGAACTGATAAAGCAGCGAGGATCCGTAGACGGTTATGATACAGGACAGTATCGAAACTAGCGTGAATTTGGCAATTTCGCGCCGGGTCTTCGCCGAGTTTTTTGCGTTGAACGCAAAGAGCTTGGTGAGATAAAATCCAATGAAAAAAGAAGAGACATAACCGGCTAACAGCGCCTGTTCGTAGGTAACGGGAAACCACTCCTGAAGTAATGTGCCGACTATCAGCTGCAACGAAGCACCAATGGCCGCGACAATAAAATAAGCAATGAGATCTCTTTTGTTGAATAGTTGACTATTCATAGTGTACTGTGCGGGGAAACGGCAAAGATAGGTAGAAAAGCTTAGTCCGCTTTTACAGCGCGCTACAAACCCAACACAGACTTCGCTACATAACGCACGAGTCGGCTCCGTAGCCGCATGAATTAAGTCGTTGAACAGTGTACCGATACGTCATAATGGGATGCTCATTGTCATCCCATTATGAACAGAGCAGGTTAGGCGGGCAGTTCAGCGGTCTTGGTCAAAAACGTAAACGTAGGCGGTCCCACTGTACCACTGGCCTGCATTGTTTCTTTAACCGTTTGATCAGCCAAGAATCCTTCGAAATCGGCCCGCGAAGACCAGTCGAATAGAATAACAAGCTGCTCTGGCGCCGGCAGTGTAAACACCTGCGCACGTTGGCAGCCGTGGCGCTGCCGAGCAGCTTTCCCGTTTGTCGTAAAAACGGTCATAAATTGTTCATAGTCCCGAATCTGGACGTTCGCTAAAATAGAGATCGTGGTCATTGTCGTTGTTGGTAACTAGTGATTAGTACAAATTTGGAGCGATACGCGGCAGGTTGAAATAAGCGTCAACATGAACTGCTGTTTTCTGGTGTTCAGCTGTACAAGTCTCCCTTATGACGTAATTTCTTTGATCACAGGAATTTCCATCAGGTGTCATTCGTGCTTTCGCAACGGCAAGTGCTAACGATGCGTTTTCCGGTTCATTCCGCAGTTCTTCCCGTTTAAGCCGCTCTTTTGCCAGTTGGTACAGGCACCCTTTCAAACAGTCTATATTGTCGAGCACCTTTGTATCGATCAATGAGCCAAGCCCAACCGGGCAACCTCTTTTTTTCCCAAAACAACATAACTATAATGAACACATTTTTTGCTTTTCGTCGCTCAGCACTCCTCGTGCTACTCGTAGCCGCTTCTCTTTCCGCTTGTAAGAAGGAAAAAGATACGCCTGCGCCAGATTTGGCCAGCCAGGTATCAGGCACGTATAATTTCTCTGAACTAACTACAGGCGGCAAAAAGTATCCGGCCAGCGAAACCAACCTGAAAGGCACGATGAAAGTAAGCCGTCAGACCGCAACGACGGTATCCATTGATGTAGCGATCAACCTTAAATCAACGGGTGAAGCGTTCATTGAAGATTCTGCCGACGACGTAACCGTAGTTGACGCCGGCAACGGTAGCGTTGAATACCGACTAAATGGGAATGTTATTGCCAAAGGCAGCAACAACAAACTAAGCATCAGTGGCGAAGACAGCGACGGCGTTGAGCTAACTGTTTCGGCAACCAAATAAACCTCCTTTTTAACGACCGCAGCAGCGGACCAATACCATGAAATCATTCAAGAAATTTACTGTACTGGCTTTAGCCGCAATCACTCTTTCAGGATCGCTAACCAGTTGTGCAACTGTTTTTGGTGGCCGTATCACCGACGCTCAAAAACGCAAGCCAATGCCCGGCGAACCACAACGACAAGTCCGGACCGGCGCGTTGATAGCCGACATCCTATTGTTCTGGCCGGGTACCCTCGTTGATTTTGCAACCGGTGCGATTTACAAGCCTCAGCATAGCGTAACGGCTCAGAAAGTGCAGCATACACCGACAAAAAAGCAAACGAAATAGTCCGTTTGGAACGCTTCTATCCCCAAATCCCCGGCCATTACTCGCTGGGGATTTTTAGTATACGTGCCGAATAAACACCATACAGACAGAGATTGTAGACTTATTCGAGTATTTGTCTGTGTATTTTACTGAAAAGTCCTGCTCTTCGGTTAATTTGCTACAGCGGAGCTTTCCTTTTCTCACCACCCATGACCAGACAATTATCCAGGGATACGAAGTTACGCCTTTGGGGACCCTTGCTGCTGTTTGCCTTTGGTTCTTTCTTTTTCCGACTTTCGATTCTCGTCAATAACACTCCGCGTCAAGCCATTCAATACATCTGTATCGCTCTTTCGCTCGGTTATTTAG contains the following coding sequences:
- a CDS encoding molybdopterin-dependent oxidoreductase is translated as MTIPNKPAPNEPQLPQEDVPESAVRRRMLKAFGWFSVAAAVPFVSYNWITRSPKAMGMLKPLRDVLNTNETIARTYFSDTHLIRTFAVDDAAKKARVNGYDGLKSPIPEDWKLQIDVPGKQPLALTIDDIKALPKQEIVYEFKCIEGWSQIQHWGGVRLSDFLEKYKLGTRSGNAPSPDNTDDLFNYIGLETPDKGYYVGIDIESALHPQTLLAYELNGQPINSQHGAPLRLIIPVKYGVKNLKRIGRMFFADERPRDFWAERGYDYYVGL
- a CDS encoding GtrA family protein — its product is MNSQLFNKRDLIAYFIVAAIGASLQLIVGTLLQEWFPVTYEQALLAGYVSSFFIGFYLTKLFAFNAKNSAKTRREIAKFTLVSILSCIITVYGSSLLYQFSTERMEAILFTIPFSVKVVNINKLASHTAGMGLSFISNYVLHKQFTFRNTGFYDKLKRLMNL
- a CDS encoding antibiotic biosynthesis monooxygenase; protein product: MTTISILANVQIRDYEQFMTVFTTNGKAARQRHGCQRAQVFTLPAPEQLVILFDWSSRADFEGFLADQTVKETMQASGTVGPPTFTFLTKTAELPA